The Capricornis sumatraensis isolate serow.1 chromosome 20, serow.2, whole genome shotgun sequence genome contains the following window.
AGTGCGCTACAGCCTGACCTCTGCTCACCCGTCAAACCTCACTTCCCCCACACTACCCTACATGTTTGCTTCTCTTTCGTAGGCGAAGGGGAAATGGGATGCTCCAGAGAGGGGATGACGGCACTGGGGCAGCACTGCGCCTGTGGGTCCTTCAGGGTCATGCTCGCTTTCTGGACCTCTCTGGCTTCCTAACATATTGGAGACAGGCACATTTATATTAcccctctaagcctcagttttttaatctgtaaaatggggatgtatATAGTAGCCATTTTGCAGAAAGGGTATAAAGTTTAACGAGACAAAATTTCTCGGATGTGGAGCACAGGCCAGGGTGTGGAGCAGGGGTGGAGTAGCCAGCTCTGAGCTGTGGTCTTGGTACTAAGCCACACGCAGGCTTCAAAGGAACCTCAAGATTTGGATGGAACTCAGGgtcctgaagaaaggaatggccacccactccagtatgctttgagcatccctaatggctcagatggtaaagaatctgcctgtaatccaggagacctgggtttgatccctgggttgggaagatcccctggagaaaggaatggcgacccactccagtattctttcctggagaattccatggacagaggatcctggcaggttacagtgcatggggtcacaaagagtcagacatgactgagcaactaacactttcactcacatTTCACTTTGAGGGTCCCATCAGGGCCACCATATAGAGAGTTGTAGCACCCTAGGGGCCCTTGTAGCCTGAGGATACACTCTAGGAGAGGAGAGAGGTCCAGAGGTCAGCCTTCAactgaaggagaggaggaagaggaggttaTGACATTGAGTCTTTTCCACCACCAAGCTTGCCAGTCACACACCTCGTGGCAGAGAACACCTGGGATGTCTCCCAATCAGAAAGCTCACAGCGAAGAGCCCCCATCTTCACGTTCATGACAGTAGGacttacatttttattatctttctggtcaggaagatcccctggagtaggaaatggcaatccactccagtatgcttgcctggaaaattccatgggcagaggagcctggtacatatcagtccatggggtcgcacagagttggacatggctgagcaactgaattctCATTCATGCACTCTGAACCAGGTGCtttacatctttaaaatttttttacaataacACAGAAGCGGGTGACCAACTTGTCCTGGTTTGCCGAAATTTTCATCAAAAGACCCCTTCAGTCCCAGTTTTTCTGGGATGGTTGGTCACTCTGCAGAAGACAGGACTCTTTCCAGTTCTCAAGTGAGAGCACAGAAGTTCTGTGAGCTGAGCTGCCTTGGTTAAGAAGCTCACAGCtcatagctagtaagtggtgggGACTTGATTTCCAGCCAGGTCGGCTCACCTGCAGAGATTTTGTGTGATGCTCCTACTCCATGTGGCATCTAAGCATAACTGGCTCCCTTGTCTTCCTTCCTTGCAGCCTGAAGACTGTGAAGGGTAAATCATTCTGTGCTGACCCAAAGGAGGAATGGGTCCAGAAAGCCATGAAGCAACTAGACCAGAAGGCTGCTGTGACTCAAAAGAGCGGCACATTCGAGAGGCAAATCGGTGAGGGTGAGCCCAGGACCCCCCTGGGCGCCAGAGAGATGTACTGGTCTGCTGCCTCAGAGGTGAACTTCACAGGCGAAAGCAGTGGTCTAGGGGCAGAGAGTGCCTTGGGGACTTCACCAGGAGTGGCTGGTTCCATGGGGACCAGGTCCTCCACTTCAAAAGCTCCAGATGGAGGGACTCAGAAAACTGAGCTTATCAACAAGgctgccatcaccaccaccacgtCTTGGCAGAGTTCTGCTGCCGACCAACCTGAGGCAGGCCTCTGGACTGAGGGGAAAGCCTCTGAGGCCGCCTCCACCCTGGTCCCCTCCACCcagaccctccccaccccagtccccTCCACCCAGGCCCCCTCCACCCAGACCCTCCCCACCCCGGTCCCCTCCACCCAGACCCCCTCCACCCTGGTCCCCTCCACCCAGGCCCCCTCCACCCAGGCCCCCTCCACCCAGACCCTCCCCACCCAGACCCTCCCCACCCCGGTCTCCTCCACCCAGGCCCTCCCCTCCCTGGTCCCCTCCACCCTGGTCCCCTCCACCCAGGCCCTGACTCTTTCCCACGCTGTCTTAAAGGACAGCAGTGGGCCTGGAAGCCTAACTGTGGGAATCAAGGTACAGGACTCATCAAAGAACTCTCTAGGGTCCAAAGAAACAAGTCCCTCTTCAGCTCACACGGAGGCCTTCCTGGGGTTGGCCACTGTGTCCAGAGTCTTTGAGGTCACTATAGCCTCTGAAGGGACCCCCAGCATGGATGCACTGGCCTCGGGCAGCTGGGCCCCCGAGACTGAGGAGCTCCCCAAGGCCAAGGAGCCCGTTCTCACCACCGCAGGCCCCCAGAGTCTGGGCATCCTTATGACGTCCGTGCCTGACTCCCAGGTGGCCACGCGAAGGCAGGCCGTAGGGCTGTTGGCCTTCCTCGGTCTCCTCTTCTGCCTGGGGGTGGGCATGTTTGCCTACCAGAGACTGCAGAGCTGCCCCCGCAAGATGGTGGGGGATGTGGTGGAAGGGATCTGCTATGTCCCCCGGAGCTGCGGCAGTAACTCGTATGTCCTGGTGCCAGTGTGAGATCCCCTCCTGCCTGCGTCCGTCCAGTCATTCAACTCAGCGGCCCGGGGTCCCCCATCCTCACACTTACCCTCACCCAACAGCCTGGCCCAAGCTGGGACGGTTGGAGCAAGGAGGAGAGGCCATCTGGGTGGGTCTGTTCCCAGCGCCTGGAGGCCACCCTTGACCATTCGTGACCTACTGTGGACAGAGCAGGTGGCCTCCCCAGCTCACTCCGATGTCCCAAGACAAAAAACGCCCCTCTGCTGTTGGCTGGTTAGAGGGTCCCTTAGATACCATGCCAGCCTCCGTGAACAACTATTTCCTGAATGCCCGGCCCCTTTAACCCACTTCCCCTGTGTTACCGCGGGCatcccatttcacaaatgagcCTCGGTCAGGCCTCCCCTGCCCACTCCCCCAGACCTCGTCACGTCTCTTGGTCCCGCTGCGGTCGCCAGCCACCCCGGCCACCTGCGGTGCTAGTTTTCCATGGGTCCTGTACAGACCCCATGCCCCAGGCGGGGACCTGTCTTTTCTTGCATGAAGTTAGTGTGGTGTTTCCTGGGACTGCTCCCAGCGAAGGTTCTGCCCTTGGGCAGGTATTTTGGGAATGAGAGATGAAGTAATCTGCTGGCTTGGATTCCACCCtcaccagccccacccccaccccccacctctgcaTCTGTGAAGGAACATTGACTATGAATGTGAAGGCTGGGAGTTTAGTCCCAGGCCCTGACCAGTCCATCAAGACATTCATCCCTCTGGTGTCTCATCTGTGAAAGGGAAGAGGGATGGTAGATATGTGGCAATAATGGCTATCCCTGTCAGGCATCACTAGTTGATCCAGAGACCCCTTTCTGCAAACCTTGGATACAGCTTCTCAACCTTCAGCAGTAGAGATGCTCTCAACCATCGATGAGACAGGCACATCCATGGATGCTGTGACCAGGaggtcctgcccccaccccacccctccactaCTTGTGACAGCCTACCAGGTCACAAGTGACAGGCTGTAGGAGGAGCAGAGGCCTGCAGGCTCCCAAAAAGGAGCCAGGGAGCAGCCGCAGGCAGTAGCCACGCcctttcctccatttcttcctgAGGGACCCGAGTCcagcattttctctttcttttctgcgGCCTAGTTTCCTCTTCCACCTCTCACTCCTTGAAAACACTGTCCTCTGCACTCTGAGttcttcctgccttcccttcGCCCCCACCACAGGCAGGGCCAGGAATTTCCATAAGATCAGAGTCCACCATGGAAACCTGAGGTTCCTGTGTTTATTTCTGAAAGGGACTCTGTCCTGTGGGGAGAgatgggcaggggaggggaagtTGTGGGCATGACGTCAGAGGTTCCCTTTTAGGCACTGAAGGCTTGGGCAGGCCTGGGTGGGGCTGAAGGCTCTCTGGACTGGCCAGCACCCCACCATCAGAGCTGGACCTGCAAGTTCCACCCTTCAGGGTCTCTGGTGGcagctccccacctccctctgaTGGTCTCTGAAAGTGTTCTTTGCACCCCACTAGAGGAGCCTCCCACGGGCCAGGCTCTTCCATGTACAAGTGGCATGCTCCTTTGCAGACAGATGCTGAGAGAGTGCACACGCGGCTCTGGTCCAGAGAGAGGGAAGCCAGCTTTCCCTGTCTGCCTGGCCCTCCTCGATGCCCGTGAGGGTCTGGCTCGGGTTGGGGGCACTCTGACCTAAGAGAGGAGGACAGCAGATCTGAATGCACTTTTTGGGTTCTTCTTGATGGGGAACCTTCAAGGGATGGGGCTCCTGTGATGGGGCTCCCACCTGTGATAATGCGGCTGGGGACAACGGTCCCCCTTCCACAGACTTTGtgaggtcctctggagaaggacagggataAAGACAATTTGGGGAGGGCTTTGGAAGGAGTTGGTTGATCATTTTGCTTTTCCAACCCTATCGCCAATGTCTGtgccattttatattttactaataAAATTGAAAAGTTTTGTGGGTCCAATATAGTTGTTTTTCCTGGGTCAGACTCAGCAATCGGGGCCTCTGGGAAGATGGAACAAAGGAGGAGCCAAGACTCTCTGGGGAAGTGAGACTTCTCCGGTGCACCAGTGGATACgactctgtgcttctgctgcCGACaacgctggttcgatccctggccctgGGGTCCTGCATGCGGCAGGGCAGTGTGgcccaaataaacaaaagactCTCTGTGGAGGCATTGGAGACGCCTGGGGCagaggggcagcaggagaaggggcccTGAGAACAGGGGTGAGGATGGCTGAGCCTCTAGCCTAGTTCTGCTCTGCCCAGGTATGTGACATTGGGCATGCGTAAAATCAGGTGAGACTTCACTCTACACctgaagttaacacaacattgttaataacTATAATCCactataagaaatttaaaaatgtttttaagattttaaaaaaccagGTGGGAGATTTCcagcagcttccatccctggcaGGAATTAGATTCCCTTATGAagtcccccaccctgcccctcccactgCCCAGGCCTACTAAGCCACCACCTTGAGGGCCTTGGTATCACCATTAGGGATCTAGTGACCCACAGGAGCAAACGGGGCCACATTTTCCTCTTTACAGCCTCAACTCACTGCTGGTCCAGATAAAGATCAAAGAGGGATTACTTCTCAAGGGACTTGGGTATTCAGAGGTGTGACTCAAGTGTGAACCGCCAGTGCCCAAGGTGGCATCACGAGCGGCTCTGTACAGTTGTGTAGACTGGAAACTGTGCAAATTGCCAAAGGCCAAGTCCAGCTTATTACAGAGTATtgcatcagtcctgaatattcacggggaggactgatgctggagctgaagctccaatactttggccacctgatgcgaagagctgactcattcgaaaagacccagatgctggcaggaggagaaggagaacaagatggttgggtggcatcacccactcagcggacatgagtttgggcagactccaggagacagtgaaggacagggaagcctggcatgctgcagtccatggggtctcaaagatttggacacgactgagtgaatgaacaaatgattcCATGGATTCTTAgatacatgtttcttttttcacGTTGTAATACCTTTGGAATCGAGATGTGTCTTACAGTCAAAGACTTTTCACAGTTTAATTGACAGATCTTTTGTTCTCTACTAGTAGTTTATTAAATATCAGAATGTTTTGCATTAGAGGCATTTTAGGTTTGATGCCtacctggaatttttttttttaattagaggcaACACTTAAGAAACAGGAAATTACACACACCAGCCCACTTTTCTAGGTTCTCTCAAGTGATTCGGAAGGTCTCAGCCCCACTGTGTGCTGTCACCCCCAAGATGACAGTGGGTAGGGCCTGAGCCTTGGCTGCCCCTTGAAATGGAGCAGGCCAGGGTGACAATCCTGGGTTCTCTACCACCCCTTCCACTTCGTGGTGCTCCGGATTCCAATGGCCATGTCAACTGCCATTATCATcaccattctcttgtttttctcataGAGAGGATATTTTTCTCTGAGCCCAAGTCTTCATCAAAAGTGGGACCAGGAAAGACAGCATATGATGGGCCTTTAATTTTTCTTACGTGCAGCTTCCCTCATTTCACCACCTGCCGAGCCCCACAGACATTTGGCTTTGAAGTTTCTGCAAGAATCTGAGATTGCTGCCTCACCActcaacttgtgggatcttacttcccagaCCCAGGATAGGACCCACGCCCCCTGCTGtgggagcccagagtcctaactattggactacaagggaagtccctgcaaaTTCTCGTACTGCCCTTAGCAGCACACAATAGCTCTCCTGTTCCACTCCAAGTCCAGTCGGGCTTTTGCCCGTTCCCACACCCAGGAAGGAGCTGGAGGCAAAGTCATATCCCCTCAACACGTgaacaccacccttacagcaacATGCAACACCAGCAGtgtctttgaaatgaaaatatttgtccCTGATTTTTCATCACATTCTCAGATAAGGTTAAGCTCTTCATGTTCCAGAAGAAAATGGAGAGcaaaagaaatttttattctCCTTCAGTCCAGATCAACTTCCTAGGGATTTGgggtctgatttttctttttcggCTGTGGAGCTCAACTTTAGCTAAAGTGATTCCCCACAATTAGTGCAGAGTTTGACAGAgacctgaaagtgaagtgaaagtcacttggtcatgtccgactcgttgcgaccccatgggctgtataatccatgggattctcgaggccagaatactggagctggtagctgtttgcttctccagggatcttcacaacccagggatcgaacccaggtctcccacattgcaggcggattctttaccatctgagccacctgaggcCTCTGAAAGCTTTGATAGAGTGATCAGGGTTCTGAGATATAATATACTATTACTAGTagtataatattattatttatattattatcactgttgctgttcagttgataagtcgtgtccagttctttgcgaccccaggtactgcagcatgccagtacTCATGTACTCCTCCTGTCctcctctatctcctggagtttgctcaaattcacgtccactgagtctatgatgctatctaaccatctcatcctctgtcatccccttctcctcctgccctcaatctttcccagcatcagggtcttttccaatgagttggctcttcacatcaggtggccaaagtactagagcttcagcatcagtccgtccaatgaatatcATTATGTTATAATATTATTAGAATATCAtattataataatagtaatattattattgttattaaaataGCCGTTGTTTATTTAATGTTTACCACATGCCAGGCAATACACTAAATTCTTTATGTACCAGGGCTTCCACTTGCAGATGAGGAGAGTAAGGTTTTCAAAGTTCACGGGACCTGCTTAAGGTCAAACAGACTGTAAGCAGCAGAACTGGAACCTGAAGTCTTTCTCTAGGACTTGAATCTTAACCACCGTTTCTAAAATTGTGAGCCACAGATTGTCAAAAGTAGAGACTCCCGAGCCCCACTTCAGTCCTGCTGAGAGTCTGCACTTTCAAGCCGttgcctctttcttccctccttcctctcctctctttccctccccacctTGCCCTGCCTTCCAAATTAGGGGATTTGGCACCTAGCCAGAGTTTTAGAGCCCTCCGAACCAGGCCAGCCTACCTCCACCCCACCTAGGCTTGCAGGGTCCTTTGGGCGACAGCTACCGACAGCCCTCTCACCCTCTGCCCTTTGCTGTTATTCCCCTTTGCCTCTCCTGTGTCCTCTGTACATTCCCCAAAAGGGTGAGGCCAGgcagaaaaacacaaatgaatgCTTGGGAATTTCCAGTGTGAGGCTGAATAGTGAGCGCCTGGGAGtcatgaagtgtgtgtgtgtacacatgcccTGCTGCTCCTGTGTACTGGGATTAAAGAAGAGATCTAGTGCCAGCCTGCCTTTCCCCAGATGACCACAAACTTCAGCTGCCAGACCCACGCAGGATCTCACCAACCTCACCAAATTGGCCAGAAGTGCTGGTACCTCTGAACCTAGGAGGATTCCAGAGTGGGGCACCTGTGGGAAGAGATGCCTCTCTCTTACCTTCAAGGGATCTTTTGTCCCCAGGGGACAGAATAGAATTATTTCTAATGAGCATCTTGCTATTTAGCAATACAGAAGTGGAATGTAACATGGTGATCtttggctgtgtgactttaggaaaGTTGCTTAATCTTTCCAGGCTTTTGGTTCTACTTTGGAAAAGTAGAATTCACGATCAAAGagtttgaaatgttctttttctaCTCAGTTTTGTTATTGGTTTCCCAAATAAGACTATGGAATtataggagatatatatatatcagtcttCTTGGTTTTCAgtaaagaaagataaagacatGATACAGTGTCAGCAAgcagataaaaataatttatgactTGCATAATTTTTTCCCTAAGCTAATGGATGCTGTTCAAGTTGATGgaacttttttccttctaaattgcTTTTGAACTTGGCAAGGTCAAAACACTGGCATCCTAACTAATTAGAACCAGACTAGCAAGATGTCTGAATCTGAGACTTGGACGGAAAGGAAAGTTAGTTTCAGCATCAATTTCTCCGAGCATTTCTGGCTTGCTGCCCCTAAGTACTCAAGAGAGCCACTCTTCTTGCTCCCTTGGGGTTGGTGAGGTGCCAAACAATCAGTTCTGAGCCGGCAGTGAGAGTAAAGTTTGTCAAACCAGATTCAAACATTTAATTATTGGTGAGAAACCCTTGAGAACTTTTAGTTCCTGGAGCCCAGAACTTGGCAATATTCCAGAGGATGACTGACTGGTCCATTACCCTGGTTCCCAGAGTGAGGGTGACTCAGAACCTCCAGCCACAGAAAGAGCCCCAGCAGCTCCATGTGGAAGAAACAAAGCTTTGCGGTTTTAAACCACTGAGAATTTGAGGCTATTTGTCATTGCAGCGTAACCTAGCCTATCCTGATTGATGCGGCAGTCAGGAAGAAGAAATATATTACTTGGACTTAGCAGGAATGACTTGTCAGTTACCTGCATGATACTGTTGAAAACTTGAACCATTCCCTTAACTGGGGTAAACAGGCTTTCCAAGGTCAAACTTACCCCTTTATCCTTGCTCTGTTTGCAGACAAGATGAAGGCCACCCTTAGCCTGCCAGCTATTAATGGATTTAATCTGGAATTCTTACTGAGTGGAGGTGGAAAGAAGAAGGGTTTTGTAGCTCCTCTGAACTACACTGATGCTGAGGAGTTCTGACGACTCAGATATGCTGGTGATCCCCTGCAGCAGACACGGAAGTAAATGTGGAGAAGAATATTAAAATGATTGAGCACCAGCTGTTTGCCAGATGATCCAGACTAAGCAGTCTCTAGCATAGCTCCAAAACCAAGAAGTCCAACCAGGGTAACCCTGGCCTCTTGGCACAGAAATCTGGCCCAGTTCTAGGGACTGGCAAGTTCGTTTcggtgtttttgttttcctggagCATTTCAACCGTCCTGCCGGCTCCAATTCGTTTCCCTTGATGCTGATTCCCCCATCCTCATTATAACCCTCACGTGACCTGGCTAATTTCTGTAAGATCCGTGAGAGCAGGCGTTTGTGTGTGTTGGTCTGTGCTCCAGTGACCACCACCCACCACAGGTtctggaaggagagaaagaggggcGGAGCCAGGGCCCGCAGCCATCGTGTCCACTGGCACTCTCTGACGGGATACCTATGCCACGCCCCTTCTGATTTATGGAGGCCCGCCCATCCATGGGTGGGGGCGGGAGGTACATTTCAAGGCCTTTCCTGGTGAAAATATTTAATTGTCTCCAAGTGATGTCAGAGACGGAAAGTGGCCTTCTGTGAAGATGTGATCACCCCAAAAGCCCTCGGAACCTCCTCCATCACACCGTCGTCAATAAATTGCTTCTCAGGCCCAACAAGGACCCCCAGGAAGCCTGGACTGGGTCAAGGCTCTGATTGTCACGCAGACCCGCAGGGGAGTGAGCAGTGGAATCCAGCAGCCCTGGGATCTCAGGCGtctcattgtggaggcttctGCCTGCCTGGACATTTGCCTgggcctccccttctcctccccacccctgcctctcaCTGTACCCGTGCAGCCTGTTTCCTGGCTTTATAAATCATCATGCCTACCATCGGCCCGACAGAGCTGGAGTTCCATCCGCACGAGCACTGAGATGCCCAGCTGGCAGCCCCAGGTCGTCTTTCCAGGGCGTCAGGATTAGAAGGAGTGGGGCTCCTGGGTAGGGTGGGGAGCATGGGAAAGAGGAGGAGTTTATTTATTGCTGAAGACACCGATGACTAAGACACTGGCCTCCTCACTGCGAGGTTCACCATCCTCGTCACACACCACGGTGAGGCTTTGaatgaattttctcatttaatccctgTCCCAGCTCCAAGAGGAGGTCCATAGAAGTCCCATTTTCGAGATGGTAGTGGCCTAGACTGATTAAGGGCAGTTACCTTGACCAACCTGGAAGACAGTCCAACTTCAGAGACCCTACTCTGCTTTTTGTCAGTTGTAGCCTAGTCATTGCACAGAATAGCATACAATGGTGAAAGCAAAGAAATGCATTGGCACCTGTCCACATACATGACTCTCAAGTTCAACACTGCAAAATGTGAAAGCACAGATACCATATGGCAGTGTTAACATGAAGCATCAAAGCAGGCATAAACAGTGATATACATGATTTAGGGACACACACATATTAGTAAAATAGCAAGAAATGCATGGGACCAGCGGGCGCCCCATCCAGGGTCCTCTAGTCCACAGAGGAACGGATCAGGAGAgatgcatggggcttccctgagcaGAAGGATTGACTCTCACCTGGTGATGGGCACATGGAAATGGTTAACTGTGGTGTCCCACCCCGAGCCCCACTCACTGGCTACTTTCACTTTAGAGCCTCTCTGGGGCCAAGAAGAAGCTCCCTGGAGGAGTCACACCTTCTCTGGGCTTCCGCCCCTTTCCTGCCCTCATTCCCATGCTCTTCCCCATCTACCCGGGAAGCACATCCTTAATGAGCCCAACCTCAGACAGTGAAGAGAGCCAGTCATCCCACTCCCCAGCCTGCAGCCTATGGGGAGGGCAGGGATGAGGAAGGGCTGGCTGGAGGAGGAGAGTTTGGACAGGCTGAGAGGGGCTTCAGGGAGTGGATGGGGAGTGGGTGAGACAGACGCCCAGCTCCCTAAGGACATCTATACTTTCAGTGTGATCCCAATAAAAATGCCAAATTACTTTTGGAGTTAGTGTGGAaagttttagtttaaaaaaattgagactGGAGTGTTGAAGGAATGGAGACAAGGCAGGAAGAAGGAGGCATGCTGAGACAAGTGGGGTTGAGGGGAAAGCCCCGTGTGTGGCAGGACAAGCCACAACCCATCTAGccaggcctggagtgctgcggagTGCTGGCTTCTCTCTAGAAAAGGAACAGGGCCCCCTCCTCTGGGACCCATACTTCCCAGCTCTGGGTCCTGCTCGGATGTGGCCACAGCTGCTATGAACCCTCTGCCCCCACTGGGAGAGCCATAAGCCACGTAGGTCTATGCCGTGTGTCATACAGCCCAGTGCCGCTGGTCTTGTCCCTGCTGGCTTGCCTGAAGTGGCTGAGACCGGTCAGGAATGTGGGGAAATCCCTAGCCTTTCAAAGAAGCCAGGTTCACCAGGCTGCTTAGACAGGGTGCCATGTTCTCTTTCCAGGATGCTGGGCTCTGAGAGCTGACCCTGGTGCTGAACAAGCCTTGGGAGCACAAGCGTCAGACTGGATAAGAAGGACCCTGCCAGGCAGGCTGCCAGGGTCAGAGCAGGCTGCCACACACTTCTGACATCCAAATGAAAGCTCTGTCATTGCTCCTGAGGGCTAAGTGCCTTGGACTGGCATCCCAGG
Protein-coding sequences here:
- the CX3CL1 gene encoding fractalkine, which gives rise to MGLSPLSWLPCLAVLCHLVVLLAGQQHGVNKCNFSCNKMTQKIPVSRLVGYQRNRESCNDGAVILKTVKGKSFCADPKEEWVQKAMKQLDQKAAVTQKSGTFERQIGEGEPRTPLGAREMYWSAASEVNFTGESSGLGAESALGTSPGVAGSMGTRSSTSKAPDGGTQKTELINKAAITTTTSWQSSAADQPEAGLWTEGKASEAASTLVPSTQTLPTPVPSTQAPSTQTLPTPVPSTQTPSTLVPSTQAPSTQAPSTQTLPTQTLPTPVSSTQALPSLVPSTLVPSTQALTLSHAVLKDSSGPGSLTVGIKVQDSSKNSLGSKETSPSSAHTEAFLGLATVSRVFEVTIASEGTPSMDALASGSWAPETEELPKAKEPVLTTAGPQSLGILMTSVPDSQVATRRQAVGLLAFLGLLFCLGVGMFAYQRLQSCPRKMVGDVVEGICYVPRSCGSNSYVLVPV